One window from the genome of Hyperolius riggenbachi isolate aHypRig1 chromosome 6, aHypRig1.pri, whole genome shotgun sequence encodes:
- the MXRA8 gene encoding matrix remodeling-associated protein 8 isoform X3, which translates to MVWTQDNLLDRQRVLHWDLYSSQGVYRGERLLDMFSAGEQRIYSRSNDGRILVPSTAFRDGNFSLVIKGVSMSDQGLYSCNLHHHYCHLDEMVRVQLNITKSERKVKMYWDGEKVIIVALVGTDVVLPCENWNHIWTDRHREEDQQVVHWDRQAPGIPHDRADRLIDMYASGERRSYGPLFIRRKMNITDSAFADGDFSLQISDLTKGDEGTYSCHLHHHYCGLHERRIYHLTIYDPPREPPKEPPKELPREEEPKKTIKEPSPVPAKDTTIIRESKVINVIIPENRLHFFQQLGYILATLLLFLLLLTAVILITRRHCRRGGYAYQMNKAQSKDVNMKEICLRPPDLIQYKKEELQIEYKNNILKERAAMDKTFTPKNIDLDYELRKEYCK; encoded by the exons ATGGTGTGGACGCAGGATAACCTGCTGGACAGGCAGCGTGTTCTGCACTGGGACCTGTACAGCAGTCAGGGCGTGTACCGCGGAGAGCGTCTGCTGGATATGTTTTCTGCTGGGGAGCAACGGATCTATAGTAGATCTAACGACGGCCGGATCCTGGTACCATCCACTGCCTTCAGAGATGGcaatttctccttggtgataaaaG GTGTGTCAATGAGTGACCAAGGCTTGTATTCCTGCAATCTTCACCATCACTACTGCCACCTGGATGAGATGGTCCGGGTCCAGCTTAACATCACTAAGTCAG AACGTAAAGTGAAGATGTATTGGGATGGTGAAAAAGTCATAATTGTGGCTCTAGTTGGCACCGATGTCGTTTTGCCCTGTGAGAACTGGAATCACATATGGACGGACCGGCACCGTGAAGAGGACCAGCAAGTAGTACACTGGGACCGCCAAGCCCCAGGGATCCCTCATGATAGAGCCGATCGCTTGATTGACATGTATGCTTCTGGAGAGCGACGGTCCTATGGTCCTCTCTTCATTCGTAGAAAGATGAACATTACAGACTCAGCATTTGCCGATGGGGACTTCTCCCTTCAaatatcagatctgacaaaaggTGATGAGGGAACATACTCTTGCCATCTTCACCATCATTACTGTGGCCTCCATGAACGTAGGATCTACCACCTGACCATCTATGATCCACCCAGAGAACCTCCTAAAGAACCTCCAAAGGAGCTTCCCAGGGAGGAGGAGCCTAAGAAAACCATCAAAGAGCCTTCACCAGTCCCAGCTAAAG ATACCACCATCATCCGGGAAAGCAAAGTAATCAATGTCATAATTCCAGAAAACAGACTGCACTTCTTCCAACAACTCGGATACATCTTGGCAACCCTTCTGCTGTTCCTACTTCTGCTCACAGCTGTCATTCTCATCACCCGCAGACACTGCAGAAGAG gtGGTTATGCTTATCAGATGAATAAAGCTCAATC aaaagatGTGAACATGAAGGAAATTTGCCTGAGACCCCCAGACCTCATTCAGTATAAAAAAGAAGAGCTTCAAATTG